DNA from Bacillus sp. PK3_68:
TATTAAGCCAAAAGTCTCCATGCTAAGACACAAGCAATAATTCCAAAAACACATGAGACACGATATAAGTTCATTCTTTCTTTGTAAAGGATGACTCCGACAGTAGCAGCTCCTACTGTTCCAATTCCCGTCCATACAGAATAGGCAACGGACAAATCAATGGTTTTCATGGCACTTGATAAGAGGGAGAAGCTTATGATAAATCCACCAATTAATATGAGATTATTAAATAGGTTATCTTTCTCCCCCTCGCTTGTTATTTTGAGACCGATGATGAATACAAGCATCAATAAGATAATTCCTATTTTAAGGAGGCTTATTTCTCCTCCAGACATGACAAATTCTATTCAGTTTGTCTTGTAAAGTTTTAACAAGGTTTTATTAGTATGTATGAAACACAAACTAACATTGAAAATTTAGTGGGATAAAGAGTATTAAAATAATCATACTTAGTTATAAAAAGGCTATCAATTCCATGATAGCTTTTTTATGTCTATCTATAGTGCAAAATGATACTTAAAAGAAGTGCTATTTTGCACTATAAATCAATATAAAAGGTCCAATTTCTCAACATTAAAATTAAGAAATTGGACCAGTTGCTTACTTCACAAACGCGCCCGATAGTTGAATACCACGCTATTCTTTTAAGGTACTTCCTGAGACGTTGACTCTCTTTGATGCAAAGAAATACACGAATACATAAACAAATAAACTTCCAATTAAAAGATAGTAAATTTTAGCAGTAGAAGTATGAGTAAGCATAGCGAAATACAGAATAAATAATTGTGCATATAATATAACCAAGACAAACACTAAGAAAGAGTTATTTATCTGGGATTTAGAAATAGGGTAAAGTAATGCACTTTGTTTAATTTCATGTTGTAAAGGAATTACTTGAAGTCCAGTAATAAATAAAATTAGGAGATTAAAAATCCAACCACTTGTTGGTATAGCATAATTAACAAGTATTCCAATTAAAGTCAGTCTCAAATAAAGGTAAAAGTAATCATTGTATCTTACAAACAAGTGTGAGTATAAATATACGGATGTGCTGCTTTGACTATATGGGATACACCTTTTCAGAATCAAAGTAAGCAAACGTCTATTCCTAAAAGAACGTTTAAGATTGGGGACATCCATAAAAAAATTAATAAATTTAAAGTTTTGTAATAATGCACTTTCTTCTTCATCTATCAGCCACTGCCAATTCAGATTTCTTTTTTTTCCTATAAAACAAATTAAATAGACGAAATTTACACTCATTAAAACAAGTGCAAAAATCCAGTCATTTTTTAACAAAAAATAACACATTAAATATATTGAAAAAAACCTATTTAACCTATGTAACACAAATTGTACATGGTTCTCTAACCATTGTTCATCCCACTTCATTAAAATGTTATAAGCAGCAATCCCCACTATAAAAAAAGAAAGGGAAGATTTATATTAGTTGTGTGCAAAAATAGGGATAAAAAAAGTTATGAAACTTACCAATTTAATAACATCAATAACAAAATTATATATAAGTGATTTAATAAAATACGGCTTTAATTCCCATTCTAATGGCAACAAAAACATTATATCTGCCCTTTTAGTAAATGTACGAACTTTTGTCTGTATTAAAATGTAGGTTACAAATAGTGATAGGATTACTTCAACAGATATTTGAGGAGGTATCCACTGAAGAAATAAATTAAAATAATATATAAAAATACTGCTAATGATTAGAGAAAAATAAACAACATTCACACCAATTATTGAATAGTACCTGAACATTTTTCTATAATATTCCTGAACCCTTAAACCCCATAATGTTTTTATATCCATAAATATACCTGTACTTTCATGAATTTTACTAAAAACATAGGATGCATCAACTATTTCATCTATCCTCACTGCAATATATGAATTGCTTAGCCCTGAATTCATTTCCTAATGTCACTCATATATATTAAAGTTCTTCCACAAACCTGCTTACATTAGCTGAAGTACATGTAACCTACACCAACATAAATTACCATTTTGTTTAGTAGTGTTATTCCATTAAATAAAGGTAGCCTGATTGTGGAACAAAATTAAAAAGCGCCCTTTAAGCAAAATGATAACATGTTAATATTTTACAAGCTAGATATATGTAACAAAACTCGTCCTTTTCTAAACACAACTGTTTCAGTTCAAAAATGGCGGATTTTTATTTCCTTTTCTGTAATAAAACCGTGTTCACTTTTCTACATCCAATAACTTATTGAAATCTATCTTTATGTTACAATGAATTCAAAGTAAAAATGAAAAAAGATTAATAACAGAATAAACGTATACTCATTATCCCCATTCACCTTTTTGAGAGGGGATGCGATAGAGAGATCTCGTCAGTCACTTTTTTGATTGGCGAGATTTTTCATTATATTATATCGAATTTTATAAACCCTACTATGCCCAACAGTAAATTCCTTCGCTATATCAACTGCACTTTCTCCTGCTTGAGATAGTATAGCGATATGGCGCTTTTGTGAACCTGGCTAGATTATTTAGCGTCTAATTGTAAATCTCATGACTAAGTAACTGCATTGACTCTTACATACCCAATTACATAAATTTTTCTCCCTTAATCCACTTTCTTTCCTTCTATTCTATCAATAACACCCTTTAAGGCATGTAGATTTTGATATAAGTTTTGATATAAAAATTCCTCAAATTCCAAGAGATTTCCACTGAAATTTTACCTCTCTCAAAAACCATCGTTTTTGATAATGAGTATTTCTGTTTGTAAATTAGACGTTAAAAATAAAGTGTAATCACAATTCTGTATTATAATGTTAAATAGGAGATTTCCTATATCTGCTTATTCCAGAAAAGGGGCATATTATTGAGAAATCAGGTAAGGAAGAGTATGAATGCTAATTTAAGGTTGATAAGATTTCATTTTTTTGAATTTAAAAAAAGATGATTTTTTCCGAGGGACTGGAAAAGAGCGGCTATTTCTCGAACAGAGAGAAGTAAGCGTTCTCTCTAATTGCCGAGGATTGCGGTCGATAAACAGAAAACCTGCTTCCATTTTCAAACTACTGGAAGAGTATAATATCCATGAATTAAGCTGGCGGCTAAATGTTACAGCTTCAGTCCAACCTAGGGAAGTGGGAGGGTTTATGAAAAAGATATTGATAATAGATGATGAAGCAGACATTCGAAAACTGCTAAAGGATTATTTTGAAATAAATGGATACATAGTTTTGACGGCAAAAAACGGAAAAGAGGCATTGCGGCAAATAGAAAATCAACCTGATATTGTTTTATTGGATATCAATATACCTGACATTAACGGTCTTGACGTATGCAGGAAAGCCCGGAGTTTTGTGTCCTGCCCTATTTTATTCCTCACCGCACGAATAGAGGATGCAGATAAAATAACCGGATTTCAGGCCGGAGGAGATGATTACATTCAAAAGCCGTTTAGCATCCATGAACTGGGCGCTAGGGTAGAGGCTCATTTACGGAGGGAAATGAGAAATCAAAAAAATCTTTGGTTAAGTTTAGTAACGATTTGATCATTGATTATTCAGAACGGGCACTTTACTACAATGACATGCCAATTTCTTTAGCAAAAAAGGAATTTGATATTATAGCGCTTTTGTCAACACATCCCGGTATGGTTTTTGATAAGGAGCGCATTTATGAAAGGTTATGGGGGCTTAATAAAGAAGGTGACAGCTCTGTAATAGCCGAACATATAAGACGTATTCGTGTAAAATTGAAAGAGCATGGTTGCGAGAATAGTATAGAAACCGTATGGGGTGTTGGTTACAAATGGAGAAAATAATAGACCGACTTAGACTTAAAAATATGACCATACCTCAATCCTTTATCTTTTTAAACTGCATTTCTCTGGTTGTTGTTTTTACAGCGATAGTATTGGAGTTCGAATGGGCTGAAAGGATGCGGCGCCACTTTGACGGCCATCCTTCGGTGAACGATTTGGTTCAAACTTTTTTGATTGTAATGGTACTGTTGACCGTCGGGGTGCTATAGTCGTTATGGCAAGCCTCTTTTATAAACTGAAATTGAAAAAACCGCTTGAGCTTCTTAGACGTGCATCGGAGAAAATATCAGTCAATGATTTGGAGTTTCATATTTATTATGATGGCAGGGATGAGATGAGCGAGCTTTGTGGCGCATTTGAAAAGATGCGCAGTCAATTGGAGGGGAATTACAAAATCCTTTGGCGCTCGGTCGAGGAACGAAAGCAGATCAATGCCATTTTTGCCCATGATCTAAGGACACCCTTATCTGTCCTGAAAGGTTATTCCGAGCTTTTAACAACCTATCTGCCGCAAAAAACATATCGGAGGAAAAGTTGCTGGATACGATACAAACAATGAAGGTTCATATTTTACGCCTTGAAAGCTATGTTGAGGCAATGAACTCGATTCAAAAGCTGGAGGAAATACCGGTCCATAAGCAGGAGGTTGAAATGGATGCCCTAATTCCCCTGATAGAAGACATTGCCCGGCATGTAACTGGTCAAAGCGGCAAGACATTCGGCTCGTGTCAAGCTGCTCATTCGGCGAAGATTTTTGTCGATATCAATCTGGTTATGCAGGTTTTTGAAAATATGATCGCAAACGGAGTGCGCTATGCTTTCAGTAAAGTGAACACCCATTATGCTGTATCCAATAGCCATTTTTTAATCACGGTCACAGATGATGGCTCCGGGTTTACTGATGTGGATCTCAGCAAGGCTGTTCTTCCTTTTTATTGCGGAGAGGCGTTGGATGGGAGCGAACACCATGGACTAGGGCTTTATATTTGCAAAGTTCTGTGCGAAAAGCATCAGGGCAGCTTATATGTAGAGAACGATACCGATGGCGGCGGGAAAGTAACGGCGAGCTTTTTATGCAGAGTTGATAAATAGTTGAAATTTATCCGTTAACATCTTCTTATCATAAAGATAAGGAGACTACTATAAATGACTGCTACGACAAAGATCATATCCAATTGCTTGCTTTATCTGTTTGCGATTATGTTGATTACCGCCATTCCTGCTTCTGCTATTAAATTCCAAAGCAAGGAAGAGATAGTGGCTGAAATTGATAAATATGTTGCTGAAAATATGAGAATCAACAACATTACCGGCGCAGCTCTTGCCATAGCCTATGGTGAAGATGTGTATTATACACAAGGGTACGGTGAATTTTCCGATGGTAGCGATATAACCAGCAGAACACCCTTCCCGATTGCTTCTTTAAGCAAATCCTTTACAGCGCTGGCTGTTTTACAACTGGCAGAAAAGGGATTAATCGACCTTGACGCGCCATACACATCATATTTTCCTGACATCGCTCCTGAGGATGACCGTGTCAGCCACATTACGATCCGGCATTTGCTGAATCAAACAAGCGGGCTTAATGACAAGGTGAATCCCGACATGACAAAATCCGCTCAATTTAAATCGTTACAGGAAATAAACAACTCTCTGGCCATAGTAAAGCCTGCAAATGATCCCGGTGAAAAATATAGCTATCACAATCCCAATTATCAATTTTTAGCCCTGCTTGTTGAGCAAATCAGCGGACAAAGTTTTTCGGATTACCTTCGGGAGCATATATTTACGCCTTTGGGAATGAACGATACGTATAACGTCAGTAACATAGAAGAAATTAATAAGAATGCTGCCATTCCACAGGGACATTATCTGTTATTGGGCAAGCCTGTGGAAAAAGTCGAACCAGCTTGGTTTGTTGATGGGCCTGCCGGTATTATTTCAACTGCAGAAGATATGGCAAAATGGATGATCGCGCAGTATAGCGCTCAGCTTTTGCCCCAAAATCTTCTGGAGCAATACCATGCAGCCGGGCAGAATGGATCATATGGAATGGGATGGTCGGCCGAGTCCGACGATAATGAGGGGAGGACTATCTCCCATGGGGGGATTTTCTGGACCTATAAGGCCGAAGAAACCATCTATTTGGATCAACAGCTTGGCATTGCGATAATGTTTGACACAGGTTTAAACGCCTTTGTTGATTATTCCGCTTTCATAAGGGAAATTACCCAGATTATGAATGGAGGAAAGGCTGAACTATCTGTTGTGAACAGCAGAAGCGTGGAAACAGTTGTGATTTTGTTGATTTTTGGAACAATCCTTTGGGGTGGGTATTCACTTTTCCGGCTGAAAAGGAGTAATCATTGTACCATGGCATTTCCGAGAAAACTGATCTTCGCAGCGATCAGGACATTGCTTTCCATCCTGATTCTTGTATTTCTATCGCCAATAATGTCTTTTATTGGAGGCGAGCGTGTTTTGCCTTGGCATGGGATATGGACTACTATGCCATCGCTCATTATATGGCTTGTCGTATTATCGACGGTAAATATTTTTATTTTGGTATACCGTTGCAGGATCTATTACATCACAAAAAGGGGAAGCGAAATCGAGTAGGGATGCTTCACAGCACTGTCTCTCAAAATCCTTATGAAAAACGATCGATTAATTTAGATGAAAGTGTTTAAAACGGCATTCATGTTATTCCAGAAACGGGCGCTTTTCCGAAGTAAAGATCTTTTCGAGATTAGATATTCATTGTAAAACTCAGCTAATATCTCGCCATGATATTAGCTGGGTTTTGCAATAAACACTTAGATGTGAAAATAAAATTATCCAATACTCTCATAGATTTCAATTAGTGAACCATCAGGATCTCTAAAATGAGCTACTTTAATTCCCCATCCTTCTTGTGCAGTAGGCTTTGTTATGAATTCCACTTTTTCTTTTAATTCCTTATATTTTTCTTCAACATTATCGACCTTGAAAATTAAAGCAATTCTATCAGACTTATGAATATAAGATACACTCTCTGCACCTATAGCTTTAAGCATTTGTTTTCGTTCAAATAGCCCTAAAGTACAACCACTGAACTTGAAATCTGCATATAAAGTTTCTTCGTCTCCCCACGATACTTCGAAACCTAAAATATCTCTATAAAATAAGAAACATTCTTTATAATTGTCTACTAATAAACGTGTGTGTGTTAGCTCCAAGCGATTCACTCCATTTCATTCTTCACTTAAATATTTTTTCAAGTTTCTTTACCGATTCATTACTGCATAAATTTGAAAAATGAGCTATAAGAAATTTCTTTGCTTCTTCTTTATCTGTCTTAAAAGTGTTAATTTTATTTCTCCTTGCCCAAGAATCATGAGTCTCAAATGCTGTACTGCTCCAACCGTTCTTTTCACTGTCGTCATTTTTTTTCTCCTGTATGCCTGAAATTACAATATCCATTGATCCTTGTAATTCTAATAATGCGTTCTCAAATATCCTTTTTTTATCACTTTCCTTTAGTCTTGCCTTTATTCTTAATGCCCTTGTGTCTATCCCTTCCTCTTGGCTAATTATTTTGTAAATATCAAATGCTTCTTTCGATACGTTTCCGTTAAAATAGCGTTCCTCAACGGACTCAGCATAGCCTAAAACCCTTTTTACATATGGAAGAAGCTGACGGGAAACCAATACCGATTTTTTCCTAATGAATTTACCATATCCCGCAACCCCGTCAGTTGAAAATTTTGTCCTCCAAATCCAAGGATCAAACTCTGTTTCTGAATGCCAATACTCTGATAAAGTAATGGTATTTAAAGAAGGGAAATCAGGTATTAATGGGGTTAGAGGAAGTAAACCAATCTCTCCTATTACATCTATGGCTTCCTCATATGTTTTCACTTTATATTTCAACAATTTGTTATCTCCTTTATAAAAATAGACATATACCTAATTTCTATATATAACCAAGATTTTCCTCCTATAATAAAACTGCCTCGTTACTTTAAGTACAATCCTGCACAATACCCATATCAGCACAAATATCCAGTATTTGTTTGAAAGTCTTATTCAATTAAAGGCCCGATTGCGGAACAGAAATAAAAGAGCACCCATCAATTTTCCTGTACGATAGATCAACAAAAACAGTACCATAAACGGCCGTTTATGGGGCTAATGATTACTTTAGCTGAAAAATACATGTCACTTTAGGAGTTATTTTGCGCCTATTTTAAGTGCTATTTTGCACTATTAGTAAATCTAAAAAGCCCAATCTCTCAACATTAAAATTGAGAAATTGGACTTTTATCATTACTTCGGAATAGCGTCCTTTAATAGAATAAAGCAATCAGTATTAGCCGCCTTATTCAACAAGCCTTTTAGTATTTTGTATATCCTTCTCGCTCATTCGAGACCCTAAGCTATCATTAATCTGGAGTTAGTATAGTTTCATGGACACAGTTTAATTAAGTCCTTACAATTATTTTGAGAGGATGTGTCCGAATTGGAACGTAAGCCTACAGGCAAAAAATATAATGATGACTTTAAGAAAACGATTTTGGATTTATATCATTCCGGCAGCTCAGTTAAAGAATTAAGCAGCGAATATGGCGTATCAGAAGTAACGATTTATAAATGGGTGAAAGACTTTACCCCTATCAGTTCGGAGAAAGAGGCCCCGACACCGAAAGAGTTAGCAGATATTCAGAAAGAAAACCTTCGGTTAAAACAGGAAGTAGGAATCTTAAAAAAGGCTATGGCCATATTCGCGAAAAAGTAACCGAAGCAGAGCTTAACGATTTTATTGAGGAACACAAAGATCAATACCCTATCCAGAAAATGTGCGAAGTACTGGCCGTGCCAAGAAGTAGCTACTATGATTCTCTTGAAAAAACGACCTCAAAACGTGAAATAGAAAACCGGGAACTCACGAAGGAAATCCAACGGATTCACCTGGAAAGTAAGGCTCGTTATGGCGCTCCAAAAATTCATAAAACCTTATTAAACAGAGGGTTTTTCCTAAACCTAAAGCGCGTCCAGCGCCTAATGAAAAAGGCCGACATCCGTTCAATTACCAAGAAGAAGTATCGTCCCTATCCCTCAAAGGAAAAGGTTGTGCAGCTGGACAATCTTTTAAAGCGAGACTTCTCTACCTGCACAATCAATGAAAAATGGGTGGCGGATATTACCTATATC
Protein-coding regions in this window:
- a CDS encoding serine hydrolase domain-containing protein: MTATTKIISNCLLYLFAIMLITAIPASAIKFQSKEEIVAEIDKYVAENMRINNITGAALAIAYGEDVYYTQGYGEFSDGSDITSRTPFPIASLSKSFTALAVLQLAEKGLIDLDAPYTSYFPDIAPEDDRVSHITIRHLLNQTSGLNDKVNPDMTKSAQFKSLQEINNSLAIVKPANDPGEKYSYHNPNYQFLALLVEQISGQSFSDYLREHIFTPLGMNDTYNVSNIEEINKNAAIPQGHYLLLGKPVEKVEPAWFVDGPAGIISTAEDMAKWMIAQYSAQLLPQNLLEQYHAAGQNGSYGMGWSAESDDNEGRTISHGGIFWTYKAEETIYLDQQLGIAIMFDTGLNAFVDYSAFIREITQIMNGGKAELSVVNSRSVETVVILLIFGTILWGGYSLFRLKRSNHCTMAFPRKLIFAAIRTLLSILILVFLSPIMSFIGGERVLPWHGIWTTMPSLIIWLVVLSTVNIFILVYRCRIYYITKRGSEIE
- a CDS encoding IS3 family transposase (programmed frameshift); the encoded protein is MERKPTGKKYNDDFKKTILDLYHSGSSVKELSSEYGVSEVTIYKWVKDFTPISSEKEAPTPKELADIQKENLRLKQEGRNLKKGYGHIREKVTEAELNDFIEEHKDQYPIQKMCEVLAVPRSSYYDSLEKTTSKREIENRELTKEIQRIHLESKARYGAPKIHKTLLNRGFFLNLKRVQRLMKKADIRSITKKKYRPYPSKEKVVQLDNLLKRDFSTCTINEKWVADITYIPTARDGGCYLASVLDLHPKKIVGYSFSHSMTFELVIEALQNACFSQKPRKGLILHTDLGSQYTSSEFTQHVQKQGIKQSFSQKGCPYDNVCIESFHAILKKEEVYHTQYTDYLAAKLAIFQFIEGWYNRKRIHSGIGYQTPQAIEDQIRRTA
- a CDS encoding HAMP domain-containing protein; this encodes MASLFYKLKLKKPLELLRRASEKISVNDLEFHIYYDGRDEMSELCGAFEKMRSQLEGNYKILWRSVEERKQINAIFAHDLRTPLSVLKGYSELLTTYLPQKTYRRKSCWIRYKQ
- a CDS encoding ATP-binding protein gives rise to the protein MLDTIQTMKVHILRLESYVEAMNSIQKLEEIPVHKQEVEMDALIPLIEDIARHVTGQSGKTFGSCQAAHSAKIFVDINLVMQVFENMIANGVRYAFSKVNTHYAVSNSHFLITVTDDGSGFTDVDLSKAVLPFYCGEALDGSEHHGLGLYICKVLCEKHQGSLYVENDTDGGGKVTASFLCRVDK
- a CDS encoding VOC family protein — translated: MELTHTRLLVDNYKECFLFYRDILGFEVSWGDEETLYADFKFSGCTLGLFERKQMLKAIGAESVSYIHKSDRIALIFKVDNVEEKYKELKEKVEFITKPTAQEGWGIKVAHFRDPDGSLIEIYESIG
- a CDS encoding SMR family transporter → MLVFIIGLKITSEGEKDNLFNNLILIGGFIISFSLLSSAMKTIDLSVAYSVWTGIGTVGAATVGVILYKERMNLYRVSCVFGIIACVLAWRLLA